In one Sporomusa sphaeroides DSM 2875 genomic region, the following are encoded:
- a CDS encoding OmpH family outer membrane protein: MKQITRSLLLLIAVCFLGGILAPAGAQAAKAKAKPEQTVGYVNRQQVFASYPGIQDIMNRIQTMRNEAQQDYDTRSKDLPEAERQALNDTIAREEARKEDNLMKPVGDKIEASIKAVAEEKGLTVIIDAATVVYGGIDITADVIAKLKQ; encoded by the coding sequence ATGAAGCAAATAACACGCAGTCTTTTATTACTTATTGCCGTATGTTTCCTGGGCGGCATACTGGCCCCGGCCGGGGCGCAGGCCGCCAAGGCCAAGGCCAAACCGGAGCAAACCGTGGGCTATGTCAACCGGCAGCAGGTTTTCGCCAGCTACCCCGGCATCCAGGATATCATGAACCGCATTCAGACCATGCGGAACGAGGCGCAGCAAGACTACGACACCCGGAGCAAGGACCTGCCGGAGGCCGAGCGGCAAGCCTTAAACGACACCATCGCCCGCGAGGAAGCCCGGAAGGAAGACAACCTCATGAAACCGGTAGGCGACAAAATCGAGGCGTCCATTAAGGCCGTTGCCGAGGAAAAGGGACTGACAGTAATTATCGATGCAGCAACCGTGGTCTATGGCGGTATTGATATCACCGCCGACGTGATAGCTAAGCTCAAACAATAA
- a CDS encoding MBL fold metallo-hydrolase — protein MDTIVNVTGGKGGNAFLLLGNEKTALIDCGMAYCADQLISNIKQYLNNRTLDYILISHSHYDHLGAVPFLKKEWPNSEVCGAGYAERILKRENALATIRKLSEQAAKLFHAGELAWYDDALMKVDTIIRDGDILELGGLRIEVLETLGHTRCSLSFLVNNETLFLSESTGYLSASGKLYPGFITSCADTLASIEKCRKVKPRFIISPHYGLVNDSAAAGYWQNCITAVRETKEFILRLAEQGYEEEQILHRYEQEFRDEQSRLEQPLTAFMLNAQNMIKTVLREKS, from the coding sequence ATGGATACAATTGTAAATGTAACCGGTGGCAAAGGCGGCAACGCCTTTTTGCTATTAGGGAATGAAAAAACGGCATTAATTGATTGCGGCATGGCGTATTGCGCAGATCAGCTTATCAGTAATATCAAACAATATCTTAACAACAGGACGCTGGATTATATCCTTATCAGCCATTCGCACTATGACCACCTTGGTGCGGTTCCTTTTTTAAAAAAAGAATGGCCCAACAGTGAGGTATGCGGCGCCGGGTATGCGGAACGAATTTTAAAGCGGGAAAATGCCTTGGCGACTATTAGAAAACTGAGTGAGCAGGCAGCCAAGCTTTTTCATGCCGGCGAACTGGCCTGGTATGACGATGCTCTGATGAAAGTGGATACCATTATCCGGGACGGAGATATATTGGAGCTGGGCGGCTTGCGGATTGAGGTACTGGAAACCTTGGGACATACCCGCTGCTCCTTATCCTTTCTGGTAAATAACGAAACACTGTTTCTCAGTGAATCGACCGGCTATCTGAGTGCTTCCGGCAAACTTTATCCGGGATTTATCACCAGCTGTGCCGACACACTGGCTTCTATCGAGAAATGCCGCAAAGTAAAGCCGCGCTTCATCATTTCACCACATTATGGACTGGTGAATGACAGTGCTGCTGCCGGTTACTGGCAAAACTGCATCACCGCTGTCCGGGAAACTAAGGAATTTATCCTGCGCCTAGCAGAACAAGGCTATGAGGAAGAACAGATTTTGCACCGGTATGAACAAGAATTCCGGGATGAGCAAAGCCGCCTGGAACAGCCGCTCACGGCTTTTATGCTCAATGCGCAGAATATGATAAAAACGGTGTTAAGGGAGAAATCTTAA
- the msrA gene encoding peptide-methionine (S)-S-oxide reductase MsrA, with protein sequence MKQIWLAGGCFWGVEAYFLQLKGVLSTRVGYGQGAAEQPTYQQVCTGMTGHTEVCEVTYDEKVLPLPKLLEHFFRIIDPTTLNRQGPDRGTQYRTGVYYNAEEDKAVINGFIATMQEHYTAPIVVEVEPVAHFFPAEEYHQQYLAKTPGGYCHINLQLAKPEERK encoded by the coding sequence ATGAAGCAAATATGGCTTGCCGGCGGTTGTTTCTGGGGTGTTGAGGCTTATTTTCTGCAACTTAAAGGCGTGTTGAGCACCCGGGTTGGCTATGGACAAGGTGCCGCCGAACAACCCACCTATCAGCAGGTATGTACAGGAATGACCGGACATACCGAAGTATGTGAAGTAACTTATGACGAAAAGGTGCTGCCGTTACCGAAACTACTGGAGCATTTCTTCCGGATCATTGATCCGACCACCTTAAATCGTCAAGGCCCGGACCGGGGCACACAATACCGGACAGGCGTGTATTACAATGCGGAGGAAGATAAAGCCGTCATTAACGGTTTTATTGCAACCATGCAGGAGCATTATACGGCGCCGATTGTCGTCGAAGTGGAGCCGGTGGCGCATTTTTTCCCGGCAGAGGAATATCACCAGCAGTATTTGGCAAAAACACCGGGCGGCTACTGCCATATTAACTTACAGTTAGCCAAGCCGGAGGAGCGCAAATAG
- a CDS encoding TVP38/TMEM64 family protein: MRYYNQTVFKPAIAGCFAGFIVLGIIYLYGFGLERFKPEAIRNMMLSLGYWGPLLYIICNIVRPLFFFPAAVLAVGGGLAFGPVWGTIYLVIGTAGGAALCFGAARLLGRDRLKAWSRWSVLEELDNQAASHGFRTVLLLRLAPVIPWDAVSFLAGLSKVSFRPYVLATLVGSVPGAIAFSCFGNVLFKSFPQAALAAAAIVIMSLSLQALCRGRKA, from the coding sequence ATGAGATACTATAATCAAACAGTTTTCAAGCCGGCTATCGCCGGCTGTTTTGCCGGTTTTATCGTGCTGGGCATTATCTATCTTTATGGTTTCGGGCTGGAACGGTTTAAACCGGAAGCCATCCGGAACATGATGCTGTCATTAGGCTATTGGGGGCCGCTGTTATACATCATATGCAATATTGTCCGTCCGCTGTTTTTCTTTCCTGCCGCTGTTTTGGCTGTCGGCGGCGGCTTAGCCTTCGGACCTGTGTGGGGAACCATCTATCTGGTTATCGGCACAGCCGGCGGCGCTGCGTTATGCTTTGGGGCAGCCCGGCTGCTGGGGCGTGACAGGCTCAAAGCATGGTCAAGATGGTCAGTGCTGGAGGAATTGGACAATCAGGCGGCAAGTCATGGTTTCCGCACAGTATTGCTGCTGCGCCTGGCTCCCGTCATCCCCTGGGATGCGGTTAGTTTTCTTGCCGGCTTGTCGAAGGTGAGCTTTCGTCCCTATGTTTTGGCGACACTGGTGGGCAGTGTGCCTGGGGCCATCGCGTTCAGCTGTTTCGGCAATGTTCTGTTCAAATCCTTTCCCCAGGCGGCGCTGGCTGCGGCAGCGATTGTTATCATGAGCCTTTCCCTGCAGGCATTGTGCCGGGGACGCAAAGCATAA
- a CDS encoding peptidase C39 family protein, with the protein MLIKLVPANRWKTALLCFSLLLCFATLNLAGEESSLPLPDSTGAANYYEMKDGPYYTYLGVKGYQQTTDYTCGPAAVMSLLHWYNVLSDQAMNHETEMLIAREMGTGDMNSKHPGTPPEKMVNWLQKNGFQATVGYNGSMEMLRENLKNGIPTMVEWIDWGGHWVVVTGYYAASESPGKGPDTIFFADPAVHWLSANNPDGVSSFNALRFQDMWFDAQYLKPGHVVRNVYIIAIPRQD; encoded by the coding sequence ATGTTGATTAAACTGGTACCTGCTAATCGCTGGAAGACGGCGTTGCTCTGCTTTAGTCTCCTGCTCTGCTTTGCCACGCTAAACCTTGCCGGTGAAGAGAGCAGCCTGCCGCTGCCGGACTCGACCGGTGCTGCTAACTATTATGAAATGAAGGACGGCCCCTACTATACATACCTTGGGGTCAAAGGCTATCAACAGACCACCGATTATACCTGTGGCCCGGCTGCCGTAATGTCTCTGCTGCACTGGTACAATGTTCTTTCCGACCAGGCAATGAACCACGAAACTGAAATGCTGATTGCCCGGGAAATGGGAACCGGTGATATGAACTCTAAGCATCCTGGCACTCCCCCGGAGAAAATGGTAAACTGGTTACAGAAAAATGGCTTTCAAGCAACAGTTGGTTATAATGGAAGCATGGAAATGCTTCGGGAAAACCTGAAGAACGGAATCCCTACAATGGTGGAATGGATTGACTGGGGAGGGCACTGGGTAGTAGTCACCGGGTATTACGCAGCTTCTGAATCGCCGGGGAAAGGGCCGGATACCATCTTTTTCGCCGATCCTGCCGTGCATTGGTTGTCGGCAAATAATCCGGACGGTGTATCTTCCTTTAACGCTTTACGATTCCAGGATATGTGGTTTGACGCTCAATACCTTAAACCCGGCCATGTGGTGCGGAATGTATATATTATCGCTATCCCACGGCAGGATTAA
- a CDS encoding MalY/PatB family protein, whose translation MGNSSAEFDFDQLIARRGTDSRKWDDIGSVFGSEEVLPLWIADMDFASPPAVAAKIRERAGHSVYAYNTRDRAPFSQAIIDWVRRRHDWNIEKEWIVQAPGVVPAIILSILALSKPGDGIIIQPPVYPPFFASIKDNHRNIVENPLISHNGYYEMDFADLEQKLANPDNKLLLLCSPHNPVGRVWKREELTRVYNLCQAYQVDVLSDEIHSDLVYGGHKHTVFASLGTPVCHQSITFMAASKTFNIAGLNTSFIIVPCKQRRGLIETEINRMHLRRNNLFGVLATEAAYQAGEAWLDALLVYLEKNAAMLVDFMEARLPGVKVVKPEGTFLAWLDFRAYFNEANELSKFLVEQAQVGLNPGLAFGTQAAGFARLNFATRQSVVLEAVTRIEKAIKQLDRRGS comes from the coding sequence ATGGGAAACAGCAGCGCCGAGTTTGATTTTGATCAGCTTATTGCCCGGCGGGGAACCGATAGCCGCAAATGGGATGATATCGGCAGTGTGTTCGGCAGTGAAGAGGTTTTGCCGCTGTGGATTGCAGATATGGATTTTGCGTCGCCCCCGGCGGTCGCGGCGAAGATTAGAGAACGTGCCGGGCATTCTGTTTATGCGTACAACACCCGTGACCGGGCGCCCTTTAGCCAGGCAATTATCGACTGGGTAAGACGTCGGCATGATTGGAATATTGAAAAAGAATGGATTGTTCAGGCCCCCGGTGTTGTTCCGGCCATCATTTTATCTATTTTAGCGCTTTCAAAACCGGGTGACGGCATTATTATTCAGCCACCGGTATATCCCCCGTTTTTTGCTTCCATCAAAGATAATCACCGGAACATTGTTGAGAATCCGTTAATTTCACATAATGGTTACTATGAAATGGATTTTGCTGATTTGGAACAAAAACTGGCAAATCCGGACAACAAATTGCTCTTGCTCTGCAGCCCGCACAATCCGGTGGGCCGCGTGTGGAAACGGGAGGAACTGACAAGAGTATATAATCTTTGTCAAGCCTATCAGGTAGATGTATTGTCTGATGAAATTCACAGCGATTTGGTATACGGCGGGCATAAACATACCGTATTTGCCTCACTGGGCACACCGGTGTGCCACCAGAGCATTACTTTTATGGCAGCAAGTAAAACCTTTAATATCGCCGGACTCAATACCTCCTTTATTATTGTTCCCTGCAAGCAGAGACGCGGATTAATTGAGACAGAAATTAACCGCATGCATCTGCGGCGCAATAATCTTTTTGGCGTGTTGGCTACCGAAGCTGCTTATCAGGCAGGCGAGGCATGGCTGGATGCTTTGCTGGTGTATTTGGAGAAAAACGCGGCTATGCTTGTGGATTTTATGGAAGCAAGACTGCCTGGCGTTAAGGTGGTTAAACCGGAGGGAACATTTTTGGCATGGCTGGATTTTCGTGCATACTTTAACGAAGCAAATGAGTTGAGCAAATTTCTGGTAGAACAGGCACAAGTAGGCTTAAACCCAGGCCTGGCTTTCGGCACGCAGGCAGCAGGGTTTGCGCGCCTTAATTTTGCTACCCGGCAGAGTGTTGTGCTGGAGGCCGTAACGAGAATTGAAAAAGCAATTAAGCAGCTGGACAGGCGCGGCAGCTAA
- a CDS encoding DUF1847 domain-containing protein codes for MSGKNDKENLSCTHCSVYNCRTRDKQFPGFCLTTKAVDGHPVAEDIEEIKRHLQGDDQDAVIARASAQIEGLFYGKLSRVEEIIEFANRIGAKKIGIATCAGLIEEAKIFAAILEAKGLAYYSAICKVGAVDKTEIGILEEEKVRPGNPESMCNPILQARLLNSQNTDLNVVIGLCVGHDSLFIKYSQALVTTLITKDRITGHNPAAALYTAHSYYKRLLQPKK; via the coding sequence ATGTCCGGTAAAAACGACAAAGAAAACCTCAGCTGCACCCATTGCAGCGTGTATAACTGTAGAACAAGAGACAAGCAGTTTCCGGGCTTTTGCCTGACCACCAAAGCTGTTGACGGCCATCCGGTCGCCGAGGATATTGAGGAAATCAAGCGGCATTTGCAGGGCGATGATCAGGACGCCGTTATTGCCAGGGCCTCAGCCCAGATAGAGGGGCTGTTTTATGGAAAGCTCAGCCGGGTAGAGGAGATTATCGAATTTGCCAACCGGATTGGCGCTAAAAAAATAGGCATTGCCACCTGCGCCGGCTTAATTGAAGAAGCCAAAATTTTCGCGGCTATTCTGGAAGCTAAAGGGCTGGCCTATTACAGTGCCATTTGCAAAGTGGGGGCGGTGGATAAAACGGAAATCGGGATACTGGAAGAGGAAAAAGTGCGTCCGGGGAATCCTGAATCCATGTGCAATCCTATTTTGCAGGCGCGTTTACTGAACTCCCAAAATACCGATTTGAATGTGGTTATCGGTCTGTGTGTAGGACATGATTCACTGTTCATCAAATATTCACAGGCGCTGGTTACTACGCTGATTACCAAGGACAGAATCACCGGACACAATCCGGCAGCGGCTTTGTATACGGCTCATTCCTATTACAAACGTTTGCTGCAGCCCAAAAAATAG
- a CDS encoding amino acid ABC transporter ATP-binding protein, producing the protein MITFKNIHKSFGANKVLQGINCTIPTGSVTVILGPSGSGKTTLLRSVNFLEKADQGEIILNDIHIDVAKASAAEIHKIRQHTAMVFQMYNLFKNKTALENIMEGLTVVRKLPKMEAKAQALQVLHKVGLADRADAYPHELSGGQQQRIGIARALALNPDVILFDEPTSALDPELVGEVLEVMKTVAREVNSTLVVVTHEINFAREVADNIIFMDKGVIVEQGPPAEILNNPKEERTKQFLSRYISFTEYTI; encoded by the coding sequence ATGATTACGTTTAAAAATATCCATAAATCCTTTGGGGCCAATAAAGTGTTACAGGGAATCAACTGCACAATTCCCACCGGTTCGGTAACGGTTATTTTAGGACCAAGCGGTTCCGGCAAAACAACGCTCTTGCGGTCAGTCAACTTTCTGGAAAAGGCCGACCAGGGAGAAATTATCCTTAATGATATCCATATCGACGTAGCCAAGGCATCGGCAGCCGAAATCCATAAAATCCGCCAGCATACGGCTATGGTTTTTCAAATGTATAATTTATTTAAAAATAAGACTGCCCTGGAAAATATTATGGAAGGCTTGACTGTCGTCAGAAAGCTGCCTAAAATGGAGGCTAAAGCCCAGGCATTACAGGTGCTGCACAAAGTCGGACTGGCGGATAGAGCCGATGCCTATCCGCATGAACTGTCAGGCGGCCAGCAGCAGCGAATCGGCATAGCGCGGGCTTTAGCCCTTAATCCTGATGTTATCCTGTTTGATGAGCCGACTTCGGCGCTTGACCCGGAATTAGTGGGTGAAGTGCTGGAAGTAATGAAAACGGTAGCGCGGGAGGTCAACTCCACCCTGGTGGTGGTTACCCATGAAATTAATTTTGCGCGGGAAGTGGCGGACAATATTATCTTCATGGACAAGGGCGTCATCGTAGAACAGGGACCGCCGGCGGAAATATTAAATAATCCCAAGGAAGAGCGTACAAAACAGTTTTTATCACGCTATATCTCGTTTACTGAGTATACCATCTGA
- a CDS encoding amino acid ABC transporter permease yields the protein MMNTIIDPYFLGDMFLQLIRYIPVTLGLAATSMLLASILGIMVMVIRIKRIPVLSRLADLYVLLGRALPTMIVLYIVFFGLPVALMLLSETTGRKIEFHQIPAMTFAVIGLTISTGAYLSEIFRAAVQSVDKGQMEAALSVGMTWWQGFCRILLRQAAVFALPLMANQFLNLLKNTSIAFMITVMELFGAATVLSASTNRYLEIYIVVSLIYWGMSIIFEKIFLVVEDKVAFFKRGIQP from the coding sequence ATGATGAATACGATTATTGACCCTTATTTTCTGGGTGACATGTTTTTACAATTAATCAGATATATTCCCGTGACCTTAGGGCTGGCGGCCACCAGTATGCTGCTTGCCAGTATACTGGGAATTATGGTTATGGTTATTCGTATAAAAAGAATACCTGTTTTGAGTCGGTTGGCCGACCTGTATGTACTGCTGGGCAGAGCCTTGCCTACCATGATCGTATTGTACATCGTATTTTTTGGCTTACCGGTTGCCCTGATGCTGTTATCGGAAACCACCGGCAGGAAAATAGAGTTTCATCAAATTCCGGCTATGACTTTTGCTGTTATTGGGCTGACCATCAGCACCGGCGCTTACTTATCAGAAATATTTCGCGCTGCGGTACAATCGGTTGATAAAGGGCAGATGGAAGCGGCACTGTCTGTCGGGATGACCTGGTGGCAAGGGTTTTGCCGCATCCTATTGAGGCAGGCGGCGGTATTTGCCTTACCCCTGATGGCCAATCAATTCCTGAATTTATTAAAAAACACGTCCATCGCCTTTATGATTACCGTAATGGAATTATTTGGCGCTGCTACTGTGCTTTCGGCCAGTACTAACCGCTATTTGGAAATTTATATAGTGGTATCCCTTATTTACTGGGGCATGAGTATCATCTTTGAAAAGATATTTCTGGTAGTTGAAGATAAAGTTGCTTTTTTTAAGAGAGGAATTCAGCCATGA
- a CDS encoding amino acid ABC transporter permease: protein MGSYFSIDYMLKAFPILLSYIDVTIIVTIVAEVFGILLGCLVALIRINKIKALNQISLVYISFIRGTPFLVQLYLVCFGLPQLLQSLGYQDIRSIPGLLFVFLVMSIHAGAYIAEIMRSSILAVDKGQLEAAHSIGMNSRQAYIRIILPQAFRMAIPALGNNVISTLKGTSLIFNVGVVDMLRKADLMGSYSYRHLELYVDIAIIYILLCFAIQAATGFLERQTTLGKELTT, encoded by the coding sequence TTGGGGAGTTATTTCAGTATTGATTATATGTTAAAAGCGTTTCCGATTTTATTATCCTATATTGATGTTACCATTATCGTTACAATTGTTGCCGAGGTATTTGGTATTTTGCTTGGCTGCCTGGTTGCATTAATCCGGATTAATAAAATAAAAGCGTTGAATCAAATTAGCCTTGTATATATTTCTTTTATCCGCGGCACTCCGTTCTTAGTACAATTATATTTAGTATGCTTTGGCTTGCCGCAATTGCTGCAAAGCCTGGGTTATCAGGATATCCGCTCAATCCCCGGGCTGCTGTTTGTCTTTCTCGTCATGTCAATACATGCGGGTGCCTATATTGCCGAAATTATGCGCAGCAGTATTTTAGCGGTAGATAAAGGGCAGCTGGAAGCCGCTCATTCCATTGGCATGAATAGCCGTCAGGCGTATATTCGTATTATTTTGCCCCAAGCCTTCAGGATGGCGATTCCGGCTTTAGGCAATAACGTAATTTCAACCTTAAAGGGTACGTCATTAATCTTTAATGTCGGTGTTGTCGATATGCTGCGCAAAGCCGATTTAATGGGCTCTTACAGTTATCGTCATTTAGAATTATATGTGGACATCGCCATTATCTATATTCTCTTATGTTTTGCCATCCAGGCGGCGACCGGTTTCCTGGAGCGTCAAACCACTTTAGGCAAAGAATTAACTACCTGA
- a CDS encoding transporter substrate-binding domain-containing protein, with the protein MKSVINTKKYRSLFLTSILILGLALSAGCGLSENSKQAAKQEDKAVKVYQVATRGTFRPFTYMDEKDHLTGYDIEILREVERRNPDIKFAFKTMSVDAGFLGLEAGQVDIIANQIVENPKRADKSIFTKEVNNYTSRKLAVKGDRQDIQNIDDLRGKKVAVTSSSEVTRQLQKYNETAEPKIELVYTDKGTTETMNLVVTGRVDATPAYEVAINEAKKTLGLDVKAVGASIASDPTCFALRKDAASQQLADKIDATLKEMRADGTLKKLSEQFLGKDYTVPQT; encoded by the coding sequence ATGAAATCAGTTATTAACACTAAAAAGTACAGAAGCTTATTTTTGACAAGTATATTAATCCTGGGTCTGGCGCTTAGTGCGGGCTGCGGGTTAAGCGAGAATAGTAAACAGGCAGCTAAACAAGAGGACAAAGCAGTAAAAGTATATCAGGTGGCAACACGGGGAACCTTCAGACCGTTTACTTATATGGATGAAAAAGACCATTTGACCGGCTATGATATAGAAATTTTACGTGAAGTCGAAAGAAGAAATCCTGACATTAAATTTGCCTTTAAAACCATGAGTGTGGATGCCGGCTTTTTAGGTTTGGAAGCCGGTCAGGTTGATATTATTGCCAATCAGATTGTCGAAAACCCTAAAAGAGCGGATAAGAGCATTTTTACAAAAGAAGTTAACAATTATACCAGCCGTAAACTGGCGGTGAAAGGCGACCGGCAAGATATCCAGAATATTGATGATTTGCGGGGCAAGAAGGTGGCGGTTACCAGCAGCAGTGAAGTAACCCGTCAACTGCAAAAATACAACGAAACTGCCGAGCCTAAGATCGAATTGGTATACACTGACAAGGGAACCACCGAAACCATGAATCTGGTAGTTACCGGGCGGGTGGATGCCACCCCGGCGTACGAAGTAGCCATCAATGAAGCCAAAAAGACCCTGGGACTTGATGTAAAAGCGGTTGGCGCTTCCATCGCCAGCGATCCTACCTGCTTTGCCTTGCGTAAAGATGCAGCGTCCCAGCAATTAGCCGACAAGATTGATGCGACCTTAAAGGAAATGCGGGCAGATGGCACCCTGAAAAAATTATCTGAACAATTTTTAGGCAAGGATTACACTGTGCCGCAAACATAA
- a CDS encoding dicarboxylate/amino acid:cation symporter, translated as MKLVLKDYLFSIILLASVLIGGAVGVVLGPEAAVLKPLGDLFLNLLFMIIVPMVFFSIASAIASMGEMSRLGKIMGSTILVFFVTALIAAVFGLGVALLMNPTEGINYATLQNVVQSEPGSPAKTNQAGILGQLVQTFTVSDFPLALSKSHILPLIVLAALTGLATALVGEAAKPVAAFLAAATQVMMKVVQLIMYYAPIGLGAYFANVVGELGTQILQGYLKTFITYLVLTVIYYFGFFTLYAYVAAGKKGVKAFWRNALAPSVTAIATCSSAASIPINLVSAKAIGVPKDMVETVIPLGANIHKDGSVFGGVLKIVFLFGLFGMDMSSFSTWMGIVGVSFLVGAVMGAIPGGGMIGEMLIISVYGFSPEVLPIIAVISTIIDAPATLLNSTGNVVCSMLIARLVEGKKWLTKTYA; from the coding sequence GTGAAATTAGTTTTAAAGGATTATTTATTTTCCATCATTTTGCTGGCTTCGGTTCTTATCGGTGGAGCCGTGGGGGTGGTTTTAGGACCGGAGGCTGCTGTTCTTAAGCCGTTGGGTGATTTGTTTCTAAACCTGTTGTTTATGATTATTGTGCCGATGGTGTTTTTCAGTATTGCATCGGCTATTGCTTCGATGGGAGAAATGAGCCGGCTGGGCAAAATTATGGGCAGCACGATTCTGGTATTTTTTGTTACGGCGTTGATCGCGGCTGTGTTTGGCCTGGGGGTTGCATTACTGATGAACCCGACCGAGGGAATCAATTACGCCACCCTGCAAAATGTAGTTCAGTCTGAGCCGGGCAGCCCGGCTAAAACAAACCAGGCCGGCATTTTGGGACAGCTGGTGCAAACCTTTACCGTATCGGATTTTCCGCTGGCACTGTCCAAATCTCATATTTTACCTTTAATTGTGCTGGCCGCGCTGACCGGTCTGGCAACTGCGCTGGTGGGCGAAGCGGCGAAACCGGTGGCTGCTTTTCTGGCGGCAGCGACCCAGGTCATGATGAAGGTAGTCCAGCTGATTATGTATTATGCACCGATTGGTTTGGGGGCTTATTTTGCTAATGTGGTGGGTGAGCTGGGCACACAAATCCTGCAGGGCTATTTGAAGACCTTTATTACTTATTTGGTGCTGACGGTTATCTATTATTTTGGCTTTTTTACTTTGTATGCCTATGTTGCAGCAGGCAAGAAAGGGGTAAAGGCTTTTTGGCGCAATGCGTTAGCCCCCTCGGTTACAGCCATTGCCACCTGCTCCAGCGCTGCTTCGATTCCGATTAACCTGGTGTCGGCCAAGGCCATTGGCGTACCTAAAGATATGGTGGAAACCGTTATTCCGTTAGGCGCTAACATTCATAAAGACGGCTCTGTGTTCGGCGGGGTTCTGAAGATTGTATTCTTATTTGGCCTTTTCGGGATGGATATGAGCAGTTTCTCGACCTGGATGGGCATTGTGGGTGTGTCGTTTCTGGTTGGGGCGGTAATGGGAGCCATACCGGGAGGCGGCATGATCGGTGAAATGCTGATTATCAGCGTTTATGGGTTTTCACCGGAAGTGCTGCCTATCATTGCGGTCATCAGCACCATTATCGATGCGCCGGCAACACTGCTGAACTCTACCGGCAATGTAGTCTGTTCCATGCTTATTGCCAGACTGGTAGAAGGGAAGAAATGGCTTACTAAAACCTACGCATAA
- a CDS encoding DUF503 domain-containing protein, translating into MKVVICTIELFLPDVGSLKAKRQIIKSITQRIRSRINASVAETGFQDCWQRAVIGVAMVSSSGTLLDRQVNFIRDIVDDCAEAETVEFLVEYV; encoded by the coding sequence ATGAAGGTTGTTATCTGCACTATCGAACTGTTTTTGCCTGATGTGGGTTCTCTCAAGGCAAAACGGCAGATTATTAAAAGTATTACCCAGCGAATTCGTTCACGGATAAATGCCTCGGTTGCCGAAACCGGGTTCCAGGATTGCTGGCAGCGGGCGGTGATCGGCGTGGCGATGGTGAGCAGCAGCGGCACCTTGCTTGACAGGCAGGTTAATTTTATCCGGGACATAGTGGATGATTGTGCCGAAGCCGAAACTGTGGAATTTTTGGTTGAATATGTCTAA
- a CDS encoding response regulator transcription factor, which yields MYKVLVVEDEDIIRKGLIFMVDWLKVNCVVAGEAADGEEGLEKIREIRPDIVITDVKMPCKDGLKMLEESIGQYEYEAIIISGYGEFEYAKKAISLHVTEYLLKPVDFDHLYQTLEKLTHKIEANRKVRQYMEALEHISTDKIIDSHSLETAKSKYTAKMVEYIRTCYRQKISINDLSEKYGISSTYLHTKFKKETNYTFNDFLNRYRVLQAVELLKQDKWKVYEIGEHVGFHDYKYFILVFKKYIGCSPGKFREAMVQTPQDK from the coding sequence ATGTATAAGGTCTTGGTTGTAGAAGATGAGGACATCATCCGCAAAGGGCTTATCTTTATGGTGGACTGGCTGAAGGTAAATTGCGTTGTTGCCGGTGAGGCCGCCGATGGCGAGGAAGGGCTGGAGAAGATCAGGGAAATCCGCCCGGACATTGTCATCACCGACGTAAAAATGCCCTGTAAGGATGGCCTGAAAATGCTGGAGGAAAGCATCGGCCAGTACGAATATGAGGCCATCATTATCTCCGGTTATGGTGAATTTGAATATGCGAAAAAGGCCATTAGCCTCCATGTCACCGAATATCTGCTCAAACCGGTTGATTTTGACCACCTTTACCAAACATTGGAGAAGCTGACCCACAAAATTGAAGCCAATAGAAAAGTGCGGCAATATATGGAGGCGCTGGAGCATATATCTACTGATAAAATCATAGATTCCCACAGTCTGGAGACAGCTAAAAGCAAATATACCGCCAAGATGGTGGAATACATTAGGACCTGCTATCGCCAGAAAATATCCATTAATGACCTTAGTGAAAAATACGGTATTTCCAGCACCTATTTACATACAAAGTTCAAAAAGGAAACAAACTATACCTTTAATGATTTTTTAAACCGCTACCGTGTCCTGCAAGCAGTGGAATTGCTGAAGCAAGACAAATGGAAGGTGTATGAAATCGGTGAACATGTGGGTTTCCATGATTATAAATATTTCATCCTGGTCTTTAAAAAATATATCGGCTGTTCCCCCGGCAAGTTCCGGGAAGCCATGGTACAGACACCGCAAGACAAGTAA